One genomic segment of Rivularia sp. PCC 7116 includes these proteins:
- a CDS encoding MAE_28990/MAE_18760 family HEPN-like nuclease, producing the protein MKLRTAEQLSDKLSNELAWRKKELSDIKSLIETKFSLAKHNALIRSGICLLYAHWEGFVKIAGNSYLEYVRVKKLCYKDLASNFLALAMKEKLDEAKETNKPSLYIPVCDFFLDELNQRCELPKDVISTASNLSSEIFKEITHVLGIDFSPYSTKSVLIDTKLLKARNEIAHGEYSVFDKEQYIELHLEIIAMLDIFRNQIENAAINKDYMRS; encoded by the coding sequence ATGAAGCTTAGAACTGCCGAACAACTAAGTGATAAACTATCGAATGAGCTTGCTTGGCGAAAAAAAGAGCTTTCAGACATTAAATCCTTAATAGAAACTAAATTTTCTCTAGCCAAACATAATGCGTTAATTAGGAGTGGAATATGTCTTCTTTATGCTCACTGGGAAGGTTTCGTTAAAATAGCAGGAAATTCCTATTTAGAATACGTCAGAGTGAAAAAACTTTGCTATAAAGACCTTGCTAGTAATTTTTTGGCTTTGGCAATGAAAGAAAAGCTTGATGAGGCAAAAGAGACAAATAAGCCTTCACTATATATACCTGTTTGTGATTTTTTCTTAGACGAATTAAATCAAAGGTGTGAGCTGCCAAAAGATGTAATTTCGACTGCATCAAATCTCTCTTCCGAAATTTTTAAAGAAATAACTCATGTTCTAGGAATTGACTTTTCACCATACTCTACAAAATCAGTTTTAATTGATACTAAGCTTCTAAAGGCTAGAAATGAAATTGCACACGGTGAATATTCAGTCTTTGATAAAGAGCAGTATATAGAGTTACACTTAGAAATTATTGCAATGCTTGATATCTTTCGTAACCAGATAGAAAATGCAGCTATTAATAAAGACTATATGCGAAGTTGA
- a CDS encoding substrate-binding domain-containing protein, whose amino-acid sequence MNKNLVLTLAFGVAAFLGTTSCSSSNSTEAEVKTQQEIKLGGSSSTHVAIKLLGDAYETQNQDIKFTFLPQGQSGGSIAGVKNGLRDIAGASRKLKPKEDDGSVIYKQLATDGLLVATHPSVKGVNNLTTKQLKAIYSGAVTNWQKLGGPNAEIVVLDRPEDESAKKLLRKYYLGKELKTAPEAAIMRYEPELINAVQNTPYSIGAFSLASSILNKLPVNRLSLDGIEPTPANIKSGKYKMVRTIGIVWNKEPSEATQKYLDFAFSEKGAEILNNSGFVPSTQK is encoded by the coding sequence ATGAATAAAAACCTTGTACTTACACTAGCATTCGGAGTCGCTGCTTTCTTGGGAACAACAAGCTGTAGCTCTAGTAACTCTACCGAAGCAGAAGTAAAAACTCAACAGGAAATAAAGCTTGGTGGTTCTAGTAGCACCCATGTAGCAATTAAATTGCTAGGTGATGCTTACGAAACTCAAAATCAAGATATCAAATTCACTTTTTTACCTCAAGGGCAATCCGGAGGTAGTATCGCTGGAGTCAAAAACGGATTAAGGGATATTGCTGGTGCCAGTCGCAAGCTGAAACCAAAAGAAGATGACGGTTCTGTTATATACAAGCAGCTTGCAACTGATGGATTGCTCGTAGCAACTCATCCCAGCGTCAAGGGAGTCAATAATTTAACGACAAAGCAACTCAAAGCAATTTATAGCGGTGCCGTAACGAATTGGCAGAAACTAGGCGGACCAAATGCAGAAATTGTGGTTTTAGATCGCCCCGAAGACGAGTCTGCTAAAAAGCTTTTACGCAAGTACTACCTGGGAAAAGAACTGAAAACTGCCCCAGAAGCAGCAATCATGCGTTATGAACCAGAATTAATAAACGCTGTACAAAATACTCCCTATAGTATTGGCGCTTTTTCACTTGCTTCGAGCATCTTGAATAAATTACCAGTTAATCGTCTGAGTCTTGATGGTATAGAACCCACTCCAGCAAATATTAAATCTGGTAAGTATAAGATGGTACGTACTATTGGTATTGTTTGGAATAAAGAACCTTCAGAAGCAACCCAAAAATACCTGGATTTTGCATTTAGCGAAAAAGGAGCAGAAATTTTAAATAATTCTGGTTTCGTACCATCAACTCAGAAATAA
- a CDS encoding SDR family NAD(P)-dependent oxidoreductase produces the protein MSVIKEIDNANALIVGASQGIGLGFVKALLQDNSIAKIYATYRNADSAKELISLQQEFAQKLVCLAVDITQESQISAAVEKISAETDKLHLVINCVGILHEEEIQPEKSLRQINSENLMRYFQVNSIGGILLAKHLQPLFKHKEKNIFACISAKIGSIGDNRLGGWYGYRASKAALNMFMRTTAIEYSRRCPKTIVVTMHPGTTNTKLSQPFQRNVPPEKLFPVEHTVKLLLSVITNLKPEDSGEFFSWDGNRLPW, from the coding sequence ATGTCAGTAATAAAAGAAATTGATAACGCAAACGCTTTAATTGTTGGTGCCAGTCAAGGGATTGGTTTGGGTTTTGTTAAAGCTTTATTGCAAGATAATAGTATTGCTAAAATTTATGCTACCTATCGTAATGCTGATTCTGCCAAAGAATTAATTTCTCTACAACAAGAATTTGCACAAAAATTAGTTTGCCTTGCAGTGGATATTACTCAAGAGTCCCAAATATCCGCAGCAGTAGAAAAAATCAGCGCCGAAACAGACAAGCTACATTTAGTAATTAACTGCGTGGGAATTTTGCATGAAGAAGAAATACAGCCCGAAAAAAGCCTGCGACAAATCAACTCCGAAAATTTAATGCGCTATTTCCAGGTTAATAGTATCGGGGGAATATTATTAGCCAAACACCTGCAACCTTTATTCAAACATAAAGAAAAAAATATCTTTGCATGTATTTCTGCCAAGATAGGAAGTATCGGTGATAACCGCTTAGGCGGATGGTACGGTTATCGAGCATCAAAGGCTGCTTTAAATATGTTTATGCGGACTACGGCAATAGAATACAGCAGAAGATGCCCTAAAACCATAGTCGTGACAATGCATCCAGGGACAACAAATACCAAACTCTCACAGCCTTTTCAACGCAACGTACCCCCTGAGAAATTATTTCCCGTAGAACATACAGTCAAGCTATTACTTAGTGTTATTACAAACCTGAAGCCAGAAGATAGTGGAGAGTTTTTCTCTTGGGATGGTAATCGTTTGCCGTGGTAG
- a CDS encoding serine/threonine-protein kinase produces the protein MKSEILGSRYSIREQLGKKPGRYTYLALDEATHDLVVVKLLKFDRDFEWDSLKLFEREAEILRNLSHPFIPQYLDYFEVDSAETKGFALVQSYIDAKSLEEQVKTGRTFNEAELKEIAEKLLNILIHLHQLKPAIVHRDIKPSNILLTNRSGNSVGEVYLVDFGSVQNITVVENTTLTVVGTYGYMSPEHFGGRAVPTSDLYSLGATLLYLATGIHPADFPQKDLQIQFEDKTQLSPHFTSWLKKVLEPSREKRFNSAEMALAALQKPEIISQNIDNNLGIKPVDTKIHLHQNADNIEIIKPSRGWTFSSIEKLITNTFSTVIGLVCIMFLWHIPLIGWLISVMIAWLGVLNWIDFIFEIFGTTQLVINQKVIFLSYQLFGIKYEKVRPSARKNIIKLEYTNSFIKEAKKSNGKISYKEVSPTIIVWAGNKQYKLTGITQTEVEWLLKELSNSLKLPFQRRVIPIIQSD, from the coding sequence ATGAAAAGTGAAATTTTAGGTTCCCGCTACTCAATCCGAGAGCAACTGGGTAAGAAACCTGGAAGATACACCTATTTAGCATTAGACGAAGCAACTCATGATTTAGTCGTTGTCAAATTGCTGAAGTTTGATCGTGATTTTGAATGGGATAGTTTAAAACTTTTTGAACGAGAAGCGGAAATCTTAAGAAATCTATCTCACCCTTTTATTCCTCAATATCTTGATTACTTTGAGGTGGATTCAGCCGAAACTAAGGGTTTTGCTTTAGTTCAAAGCTATATTGATGCAAAATCTTTGGAAGAACAAGTTAAAACAGGAAGGACTTTTAACGAAGCTGAATTAAAAGAAATAGCTGAGAAACTTTTAAATATCTTAATTCATTTACATCAACTCAAACCTGCGATTGTTCACCGAGATATTAAGCCTAGTAATATTTTACTCACAAATCGTTCCGGGAATAGCGTTGGTGAAGTTTATTTAGTAGACTTTGGTTCGGTACAAAATATTACAGTTGTTGAAAACACGACTTTAACTGTTGTGGGAACTTACGGTTATATGTCACCAGAACATTTCGGTGGACGTGCTGTTCCTACTTCCGATTTATATAGTTTGGGAGCAACTTTACTTTATCTTGCAACTGGAATTCACCCAGCAGATTTTCCTCAAAAAGATTTACAAATTCAGTTTGAAGATAAAACCCAATTAAGTCCGCATTTTACTAGCTGGTTAAAAAAGGTATTAGAACCCAGTAGGGAAAAAAGATTTAATTCAGCAGAAATGGCGTTAGCGGCTTTACAAAAACCGGAAATAATTAGCCAGAATATTGATAACAATCTTGGAATTAAACCCGTTGATACCAAAATACATTTACATCAAAATGCCGATAACATAGAAATTATCAAACCATCAAGAGGATGGACTTTTAGTTCCATTGAAAAATTAATTACAAATACATTTTCTACTGTTATTGGCTTAGTTTGCATTATGTTTCTATGGCATATTCCGCTGATTGGATGGCTGATTTCGGTGATGATTGCTTGGTTAGGAGTTTTAAACTGGATTGATTTTATATTTGAAATATTTGGCACAACTCAATTAGTTATAAACCAAAAGGTCATTTTTTTGAGTTACCAACTCTTTGGCATAAAATACGAAAAAGTTAGACCATCTGCTCGCAAAAATATAATTAAACTAGAATACACTAACTCTTTTATTAAAGAAGCTAAAAAGTCAAACGGAAAGATTTCATACAAAGAAGTTTCACCGACAATCATTGTTTGGGCAGGAAATAAACAATATAAACTTACCGGAATAACTCAAACAGAAGTCGAATGGCTGCTCAAAGAACTTAGCAATTCTTTAAAATTACCTTTTCAACGTCGAGTCATACCTATAATTCAATCTGATTAA
- a CDS encoding SIMPL domain-containing protein: MLAENDSLLGENSSAATNRDPLTGGISFNNGIDSDRNILQVTSIGEVTVPTSITTVDLGIQVEGETANEVQQEVAQQTTNVVDVLEKLQVKELQTTSVRLFPVYSFENDTRTLTGFEAQNTLSFELPNEEAGAAIDAAIAAGANLVQNISFSASDEALKQARLQALNQAVEQAQIEAGTVFNTLNLVSQEIVGIEILSVDESNPISQPLRFEASAARDTTPIIGSPQNVQATVALDILYSEQ; the protein is encoded by the coding sequence ATGCTTGCAGAAAATGATTCTTTACTAGGTGAAAATAGTTCTGCTGCTACAAATAGGGACCCCCTAACTGGTGGCATTAGTTTTAACAATGGTATAGACAGCGATCGCAATATTTTACAGGTTACCAGCATTGGAGAAGTCACGGTTCCTACTAGTATCACTACGGTTGATTTAGGAATTCAAGTAGAGGGAGAAACAGCCAACGAAGTTCAGCAAGAAGTGGCTCAACAAACAACGAATGTTGTGGATGTGCTAGAAAAACTTCAGGTAAAAGAACTCCAAACTACCTCCGTGCGATTATTTCCAGTTTATAGCTTTGAAAACGATACTCGAACCTTAACCGGCTTTGAAGCTCAGAACACCCTTTCCTTTGAGTTGCCTAACGAAGAAGCAGGAGCCGCTATCGACGCAGCAATTGCAGCAGGTGCAAATTTAGTACAAAACATCAGTTTTTCAGCCTCAGATGAAGCATTAAAGCAGGCACGTTTGCAAGCACTTAATCAAGCTGTAGAACAAGCTCAAATAGAAGCTGGAACTGTTTTTAATACATTAAACTTAGTTTCACAAGAGATTGTGGGCATTGAAATTTTATCAGTTGATGAGTCAAACCCAATTTCTCAACCGCTTCGATTTGAAGCAAGCGCAGCCAGAGACACAACGCCAATAATTGGCAGCCCTCAAAATGTACAAGCAACAGTTGCTTTGGATATTCTTTACAGTGAACAGTGA
- a CDS encoding DUF262 domain-containing protein: MLLQEEIDKTRQEIRTDGYSMSIGEWISLYQNDEIDIHPDFQRFFRWSDHQKSTFIESILLGIPIPPIFVSQRDDGVWDVVDGVQRLSTIYEFVGILKTEGSEQDKSPVSLQKTTYLPSLEGKKWDDPNDKENSFTQSQRLLIKRAKIAVNIVEKESDEMVKYELFQRLNTGGLVATPQEVRNCILIMLNKDLYEFIRSLANYESFRSCTALSDRLYEEQYDMELVLRFILLFDKEEEYLKKLRGDVSNFLTDEMREMALNKEFDYSHIKKAFKQTFDILDEALGDDSFKRYIPDRDDFVGGFYLPAYEIIALGIAYHYQNPLQTNEISSRIKNIWSDKTYRQWSLMGRNNTRRFSRIIPLGRKEFSPQ, encoded by the coding sequence ATGCTCCTGCAAGAAGAAATTGATAAAACAAGGCAAGAAATTCGTACCGATGGATATTCAATGTCTATTGGTGAGTGGATTAGCCTTTATCAAAATGATGAAATTGATATTCATCCGGATTTTCAAAGGTTTTTCCGTTGGTCAGATCATCAAAAATCAACCTTTATAGAATCAATACTTTTAGGAATACCAATTCCACCAATTTTTGTTAGTCAAAGAGATGATGGCGTTTGGGATGTTGTTGATGGTGTTCAAAGATTATCCACAATATATGAATTTGTGGGTATTTTGAAAACTGAAGGTTCTGAACAAGATAAATCGCCTGTTTCTTTGCAAAAAACTACCTACTTACCTTCTTTAGAAGGCAAAAAATGGGACGATCCAAATGACAAAGAAAATTCGTTTACTCAATCACAACGTTTATTAATTAAGCGAGCCAAAATTGCAGTTAATATTGTTGAAAAAGAAAGCGATGAAATGGTTAAATATGAATTGTTTCAGCGACTGAATACAGGAGGCTTAGTTGCTACACCTCAAGAAGTAAGAAATTGTATTCTTATAATGCTGAATAAAGATTTATATGAATTTATTAGGTCACTTGCTAATTATGAATCATTTAGAAGCTGTACTGCTTTAAGCGATAGACTTTATGAAGAGCAGTATGACATGGAATTAGTACTGCGTTTTATCCTTCTTTTTGATAAAGAAGAGGAATACCTTAAAAAGTTGAGAGGAGATGTTAGTAATTTTCTGACAGATGAAATGCGTGAAATGGCTCTCAATAAAGAATTTGATTATAGTCATATAAAAAAAGCGTTTAAACAAACATTTGATATTCTTGATGAAGCTTTAGGTGATGATAGCTTTAAGAGATACATTCCTGATAGAGATGATTTTGTTGGAGGCTTTTACTTGCCAGCATATGAAATAATCGCATTGGGAATTGCATACCACTATCAAAACCCACTTCAAACAAATGAAATATCGTCTCGGATCAAAAATATCTGGTCTGATAAAACTTATAGACAATGGTCGCTAATGGGACGAAATAATACAAGACGTTTTTCCCGTATTATTCCCCTTGGTAGAAAGGAATTTTCTCCCCAATGA